A genomic segment from Sphingopyxis sp. DBS4 encodes:
- a CDS encoding potassium-transporting ATPase subunit F, with amino-acid sequence MSLDLWLAGLTALGLLLYLVAVLARPERF; translated from the coding sequence ATGTCTCTCGACCTCTGGCTCGCGGGCCTCACCGCGCTTGGCCTTCTGCTCTACCTCGTCGCCGTGCTTGCGCGGCCCGAACGCTTTTAG
- a CDS encoding glycoside hydrolase family 3 protein, producing the protein MKSWLCCAGLLAACSTFAVAQRAEAQDTTNNADSRAASTEAAMTDAERVSLLHGIMAMPYGDVKIPEGVPFGAGYIPGIERLAVPPLTETDASLGVSYVGGLRGDGATALPSGMAMGSTWSPELMHKGGARIADEAHAKGFNVLLAGGINLVRDPRGGRAFEYLGEDPLHSGLLGGAAVAGIQSRHVISTVKHFVLNPTETGRQFHNGIIDEGALRMSDLLAFEIAIEKGQPGSVMCAYNKVNGAQACGNDRMLNGILKRDWGYKGWVMSDWGAVRATDFAIEGLDQQSGAQLDASVFFGQPLLDAAKRDKRYRDRIADMSRRVLRSIYAVGVDSNPPSKAPVDAAAGAAVAQEIAEKGIVLLQNRDGILPLAASAKRILVVGGYADAGVLSGGGSSQVQGQGGPAVSLPTIEDGPFTAMMAQNFHRSSPLAAIRARAPQAEVVFRDGRYPAEAALAAKNADLVIVFGTQWMTEGLDVADLSLPQGQDAVIAAVAKANPNNIVVLETGGPIAMPWKDDVGAIVEAWYPGARGGEAIAAILFGDVNPSGRLPVTFPASVAQLPRPALPGAETVAPSFGGHGKPGQTLDIDYNVEGADVGYRWFARKQEKPLYPFGYGLSYTSFERSGLAVSGGANPSASFTLRNSGGRDGADVGQVYLVETPRGKTRRLVAFARVDLKPGEARTVEVPIDPRLLADWTAKGWTIAPGTYRFALGASAEDLIEETSVTLAERTWNYRQ; encoded by the coding sequence ATGAAATCGTGGCTTTGCTGCGCGGGGCTGCTTGCTGCCTGCTCGACCTTCGCCGTCGCCCAGCGGGCAGAAGCGCAGGATACGACGAACAACGCCGACAGCCGCGCCGCCTCGACCGAAGCGGCGATGACCGACGCCGAACGGGTCTCGCTGCTCCACGGCATCATGGCCATGCCCTATGGCGACGTGAAGATACCCGAAGGCGTCCCTTTCGGCGCGGGTTATATTCCCGGCATCGAACGCCTCGCCGTTCCTCCTCTTACCGAAACCGACGCCAGCCTCGGCGTTTCCTATGTCGGCGGATTGCGTGGCGACGGCGCGACCGCGCTGCCTTCCGGGATGGCGATGGGGTCGACGTGGAGCCCGGAACTGATGCACAAGGGCGGCGCCCGGATCGCAGACGAAGCGCATGCTAAGGGATTCAATGTCCTGCTCGCGGGCGGCATCAATCTCGTCCGCGATCCGCGCGGCGGCCGCGCCTTCGAATATCTGGGCGAGGATCCGCTTCATTCGGGGCTGCTCGGCGGTGCGGCGGTCGCGGGCATCCAGTCTCGCCACGTGATTTCGACGGTCAAGCATTTCGTGCTCAACCCGACCGAAACCGGGCGCCAGTTCCACAACGGCATCATCGACGAGGGCGCCCTCCGCATGAGCGATCTGCTCGCCTTCGAGATCGCGATCGAAAAGGGCCAGCCCGGGTCGGTCATGTGCGCCTATAACAAGGTCAACGGCGCGCAGGCGTGCGGCAACGACCGGATGCTCAACGGCATCCTCAAACGCGACTGGGGCTACAAGGGCTGGGTGATGTCCGATTGGGGCGCGGTGCGGGCGACCGATTTCGCGATCGAGGGGCTCGACCAGCAATCGGGTGCGCAGCTCGATGCCTCGGTTTTCTTTGGCCAGCCCTTGCTAGACGCCGCGAAGCGCGACAAGCGATACCGCGACCGCATCGCCGATATGAGCCGGCGCGTGCTGCGCTCCATTTACGCCGTCGGCGTCGACAGCAACCCGCCTAGCAAGGCGCCGGTCGATGCCGCCGCCGGCGCCGCGGTCGCGCAGGAAATTGCCGAAAAGGGCATCGTCCTGCTCCAGAACCGCGACGGCATCCTGCCGCTGGCCGCCTCCGCCAAGCGCATTCTCGTCGTCGGCGGCTATGCCGACGCGGGCGTGCTCTCGGGCGGCGGGTCGTCGCAGGTGCAAGGTCAGGGTGGCCCGGCCGTCTCGCTCCCCACCATCGAAGATGGGCCGTTCACCGCGATGATGGCGCAGAATTTCCATCGCTCCTCGCCGCTTGCCGCCATTCGCGCCCGGGCCCCGCAGGCCGAGGTCGTCTTCCGCGACGGCCGCTATCCCGCCGAAGCAGCATTGGCGGCGAAGAACGCCGATCTCGTCATCGTCTTCGGCACCCAGTGGATGACCGAGGGACTCGATGTCGCCGACCTGTCACTGCCGCAAGGGCAGGATGCGGTGATCGCGGCGGTGGCGAAGGCCAATCCGAACAATATCGTCGTCCTCGAAACCGGCGGCCCAATCGCCATGCCGTGGAAGGATGATGTCGGCGCGATCGTCGAGGCCTGGTATCCCGGTGCGCGCGGCGGCGAAGCGATCGCCGCGATATTGTTCGGCGACGTCAATCCGTCGGGGCGCCTGCCGGTGACCTTCCCGGCCTCCGTTGCGCAGCTTCCGCGCCCCGCCCTGCCCGGTGCCGAAACGGTCGCGCCCAGCTTCGGCGGGCACGGAAAACCCGGCCAGACGCTCGACATCGACTATAATGTCGAAGGAGCAGACGTCGGCTATCGCTGGTTCGCCCGCAAACAGGAAAAGCCGCTTTATCCCTTTGGTTACGGGCTCAGCTACACCAGCTTCGAACGCTCGGGCCTTGCCGTATCGGGGGGCGCCAACCCCAGCGCGTCCTTCACGCTGCGGAACAGTGGTGGGCGCGACGGCGCTGATGTCGGGCAGGTCTATCTGGTCGAAACGCCGCGCGGCAAGACGCGCCGACTCGTCGCTTTCGCACGCGTCGACCTGAAGCCCGGCGAAGCCCGCACGGTCGAGGTGCCGATCGACCCGCGACTGCTCGCCGACTGGACCGCAAAGGGTTGGACCATCGCGCCCGGCACCTACCGTTTCGCGCTCGGCGCGTCGGCCGAAGATTTGATCGAGGAAACGAGCGTCACGCTCGCTGAAAGGACTTGGAACTACCGCCAATAG
- a CDS encoding LacI family DNA-binding transcriptional regulator, with protein sequence MKKPATLDDVAAIAGVSAKTVSRVVNRNANVSAATRERIEAAIRETGYRVNQAARSLAASRSFLIGAFMPHLSSFYFAEIFRGAAKACRQYGYHLVLEEFDHGSDSVVDRYEQGLRGARCDALILTPPVCDDERLLDALDRDGVPYVRITPGTRIDRSIAVSADDRHGVRQLARHLWDSGRRRFAFIAGPADHAAASIRERAFGEALAELGGDPARIALSRIEVHESISESGRLATVDLLKAAGPWPDAIFAFNDEVAIGAMMAIRDRGLSIPDQVAIAGFDDSYIAQLAWPPLTTVHQPIADLAFRAVSIVADAADPGGKRDIVLPTRLIVRGTT encoded by the coding sequence GTGAAAAAGCCTGCAACCCTGGACGATGTGGCGGCGATCGCCGGTGTGTCGGCGAAGACGGTGTCGCGGGTCGTCAACCGCAATGCGAATGTGAGCGCGGCGACGCGCGAGCGCATCGAGGCGGCGATCCGCGAAACCGGTTACCGTGTGAACCAGGCCGCGCGATCGCTGGCGGCGTCGCGTTCCTTTCTGATCGGCGCTTTCATGCCGCATCTTTCCTCTTTCTATTTCGCGGAGATTTTCCGGGGTGCGGCAAAGGCCTGCCGTCAATATGGCTATCATCTTGTCCTCGAGGAATTCGACCATGGTTCCGACAGCGTCGTCGACCGGTATGAACAGGGATTGCGCGGCGCCCGTTGCGATGCGCTGATCCTGACGCCGCCCGTCTGTGACGATGAGAGGTTGCTTGATGCTCTTGACCGCGACGGTGTGCCCTATGTGCGCATCACTCCCGGCACGCGGATTGACCGGTCGATCGCGGTCAGCGCCGACGACCGCCACGGCGTGCGGCAACTTGCAAGGCATCTCTGGGACAGCGGGCGCCGCCGCTTCGCCTTCATCGCGGGGCCCGCCGACCACGCCGCCGCGTCGATCCGCGAACGGGCTTTCGGCGAGGCGTTGGCCGAATTGGGAGGCGACCCGGCGCGCATCGCGCTTTCCCGCATCGAAGTCCACGAATCGATTTCGGAAAGCGGGCGGCTTGCGACGGTCGATCTTCTGAAGGCCGCGGGGCCGTGGCCCGACGCGATTTTCGCGTTCAACGACGAAGTTGCCATCGGCGCGATGATGGCGATCCGCGATCGGGGCCTGTCGATTCCGGACCAGGTCGCGATTGCAGGGTTCGACGACAGCTATATCGCGCAGCTCGCATGGCCGCCCCTGACCACGGTCCACCAACCCATTGCCGATCTTGCATTCCGGGCGGTGAGCATCGTGGCAGATGCGGCAGATCCCGGGGGGAAACGCGACATCGTGCTGCCCACGCGCCTTATCGTTCGAGGTACGACCTAG
- the kdpA gene encoding potassium-transporting ATPase subunit KdpA, with translation MTFQGWLLIAVFTGLLLLLAKPMGLWLFALYEGRRTPLHRLLGPVEAGFYRLSGIDPNEEQGWRRYAVHMLIFNAALLLFTYAVLRLQGVLPLNPLGRDGTSADLAFNTAISFTANTNWQSYGGESTMSNLSQMLGLTIHNFLSAATGIALAFALFRGFARRETKTIGNFWADMTRVTLYLLLPVCVVLALFYIASGVPQTLAGSVDVTTLEGARQTLALGPVASQEAIKLLGTNGGGFFNANSAHPFENPTALTNFVQMLSIFAIGVGLTWTFGKAVGNPRQGWAILAAMMAFFLAGAAITYWQEAAGNPILHQLGAAGGNMEGKEVRFGIAQSALFAVVTTAASCGAVNAMHDSFTALGGMIPLFNMQLGEVVVGGVGAGIYGFLLFAILAIFVAGLMVGRTPEYVGKKIEAREVKLAVLAIAVLPLVILGFTAIASVTGAGLAGPLNKGPHGFSEILYAFTSAVANNGSAFAGLNANTPFYNGLLGVAMWIGRFFIIVPMLAIAGGLAAKKYTPATTGSFPTTGPLWTGLLIGIVAVVGGLTFLPSLALGPVADHLAMVGGQLF, from the coding sequence GTGACCTTTCAGGGATGGCTGCTGATCGCCGTTTTCACCGGCCTGCTGCTCCTGCTCGCAAAGCCGATGGGCCTGTGGCTTTTCGCGCTCTACGAAGGGCGGCGCACGCCGCTCCACCGCTTGCTCGGCCCGGTCGAGGCGGGCTTTTACCGCCTGTCGGGGATCGACCCGAACGAGGAACAGGGCTGGCGCCGCTATGCGGTCCATATGCTGATCTTCAATGCCGCGCTGCTGCTCTTCACCTATGCGGTGCTGCGTTTGCAGGGCGTGCTGCCGCTCAATCCGCTCGGTCGCGACGGGACGAGCGCGGACCTGGCTTTCAACACGGCGATCAGCTTCACCGCCAACACCAATTGGCAAAGCTATGGCGGCGAATCGACGATGTCGAACCTCAGCCAGATGCTGGGGCTGACCATTCACAATTTCCTGTCGGCGGCGACCGGCATCGCGCTCGCCTTCGCGCTGTTCCGCGGTTTCGCGCGGCGCGAAACGAAGACGATCGGCAATTTCTGGGCCGATATGACGCGCGTGACGCTCTATCTGCTGCTGCCGGTCTGCGTCGTCCTGGCCCTCTTCTATATCGCGAGCGGAGTGCCGCAGACGCTTGCCGGCTCGGTCGACGTGACGACGCTCGAGGGCGCCCGGCAAACGCTCGCGCTCGGTCCCGTCGCGTCGCAGGAAGCGATCAAGCTGCTCGGCACCAACGGCGGCGGCTTCTTCAACGCCAATAGCGCGCATCCGTTCGAAAATCCGACCGCGCTGACCAATTTCGTCCAGATGCTGTCGATCTTCGCGATCGGCGTCGGGCTGACCTGGACCTTCGGCAAGGCGGTGGGCAATCCGCGCCAGGGCTGGGCGATCCTCGCCGCGATGATGGCGTTCTTTCTCGCCGGCGCCGCGATCACCTATTGGCAGGAAGCCGCCGGCAACCCGATCCTGCACCAGCTTGGCGCCGCGGGCGGCAATATGGAAGGCAAGGAGGTGCGCTTCGGCATCGCGCAGTCGGCGCTGTTCGCGGTCGTGACGACGGCGGCCTCGTGCGGCGCGGTCAATGCGATGCACGACAGCTTCACTGCATTGGGCGGGATGATCCCGCTGTTCAACATGCAACTTGGCGAAGTCGTGGTCGGTGGCGTCGGCGCGGGCATCTATGGTTTCCTGCTCTTCGCGATCCTTGCGATTTTCGTGGCCGGGCTGATGGTCGGACGCACTCCCGAATATGTCGGCAAGAAGATCGAGGCGCGCGAGGTCAAGCTCGCGGTGCTCGCGATCGCGGTGCTGCCGCTCGTCATCCTCGGCTTCACTGCCATCGCATCGGTGACCGGGGCGGGGCTGGCGGGGCCGCTCAACAAGGGGCCGCACGGCTTTTCGGAGATCCTCTACGCCTTCACCAGCGCGGTCGCGAACAACGGGTCGGCCTTTGCGGGGCTCAACGCCAACACGCCCTTCTATAACGGCCTGCTCGGCGTCGCGATGTGGATCGGCCGGTTCTTCATCATCGTGCCGATGCTGGCGATCGCGGGCGGCCTGGCGGCGAAAAAATATACGCCGGCGACCACGGGCAGCTTCCCGACCACCGGGCCGCTGTGGACGGGCCTGCTGATCGGCATCGTGGCCGTCGTCGGCGGCCTGACCTTCCTGCCCAGCCTCGCGCTCGGCCCCGTCGCCGACCATCTTGCGATGGTGGGCGGCCAGCTTTTCTGA
- a CDS encoding class I adenylate-forming enzyme family protein, which produces MAEDPTSERIVPLDPAWPSMSIAEANALLTAPGAKFEMDHALVGGIPTRIWKNAPHDLGELLDLSRTHGERLFTILDDERVSYEANWRATATLARAFRSMGVGKGDRVAFAMRNLPEWPMIFFAIVTIGAIAVPLNAWWTGAELAYGIRDSGAKLLLVDAERHARIRDHLEAMPAVEHLIVARADAPVAGATALEDIVGVPHGWSGLPDEGRPQAAIESDDEATIFYTSGTTGNPKGALGTHRNLVTNILSGGFSAARSFLRRGEPIPDPMPRTLLTVIPMFHVTACSAMLMGAMAAGHTTIFMRKWDAGRAMEIIEREKVNVTGGVPTIAWQLIEHPDRARYDLSSLEAISYGGAPSAPELVKRIYEEFGALPGNGWGMTETTATVTSHGAEDYLARPTSAGPPVAVADLEIRADDGVTLLPVGTVGELWARGPMIVKGYWNKPEATAETFVEGWVRTGDLARLDDEGFLYVVDRAKDMVLRGGENIYSSEVENILYEHPAVTDAAVIGIPHRTLGEEPVAVVHLAPGMSASEAELQGWVRARLAAFKVPVAIRFAPDMLPRNANGKILKKDLKALFEV; this is translated from the coding sequence ATGGCTGAAGATCCGACCAGCGAACGTATCGTTCCGCTCGATCCCGCCTGGCCCAGCATGTCCATCGCCGAGGCGAATGCCCTGCTTACGGCGCCAGGTGCCAAGTTCGAAATGGACCATGCCCTTGTCGGTGGCATTCCGACGCGAATTTGGAAGAATGCGCCACACGATCTGGGCGAGCTCCTCGACCTCTCGCGCACCCACGGCGAACGGCTGTTCACGATCCTCGACGACGAGCGAGTCAGCTATGAGGCGAATTGGCGCGCGACCGCCACCCTCGCGCGCGCGTTCCGGTCGATGGGTGTAGGCAAGGGGGATCGAGTCGCCTTCGCGATGCGCAACCTGCCCGAATGGCCGATGATCTTTTTTGCGATCGTGACGATCGGCGCGATCGCGGTGCCGCTCAATGCCTGGTGGACGGGCGCCGAGCTTGCCTATGGCATCCGCGATTCGGGTGCGAAGCTGCTCCTCGTCGACGCCGAGCGCCATGCGCGTATCCGCGACCATCTGGAAGCGATGCCCGCGGTCGAACATCTGATCGTGGCGCGGGCGGATGCGCCCGTCGCGGGGGCGACCGCGCTCGAAGACATCGTCGGCGTGCCGCATGGCTGGAGCGGCCTGCCCGATGAGGGGCGGCCGCAGGCCGCGATCGAGAGCGACGACGAGGCGACGATCTTCTATACCAGCGGCACGACCGGCAATCCCAAGGGCGCCCTCGGCACGCACCGCAATCTCGTCACCAATATCCTGTCGGGCGGCTTTTCGGCGGCGCGCAGCTTTCTGCGCCGTGGCGAGCCGATTCCCGATCCGATGCCGCGCACGCTGCTGACCGTCATCCCCATGTTCCACGTCACCGCCTGTTCGGCGATGTTGATGGGAGCGATGGCGGCGGGCCACACCACCATCTTCATGCGCAAATGGGACGCGGGGCGCGCGATGGAGATCATCGAGCGCGAGAAGGTCAATGTGACCGGCGGCGTTCCGACAATCGCGTGGCAGTTGATCGAGCATCCCGACCGCGCCCGCTACGACCTTTCCTCGCTGGAGGCGATTTCATACGGTGGAGCGCCGTCGGCGCCCGAACTGGTGAAGCGCATCTATGAGGAATTCGGCGCGCTCCCTGGTAACGGCTGGGGTATGACCGAAACGACGGCGACGGTCACCTCGCACGGGGCGGAGGATTATCTCGCTCGCCCGACCAGCGCCGGGCCGCCGGTCGCGGTTGCCGACCTTGAAATCCGCGCCGACGATGGCGTTACCCTGTTGCCCGTGGGGACGGTCGGCGAGCTGTGGGCGCGCGGCCCGATGATCGTGAAGGGCTATTGGAACAAACCCGAGGCGACAGCGGAAACCTTCGTCGAGGGTTGGGTGCGCACCGGCGATCTTGCGCGGCTCGACGACGAAGGTTTTCTCTATGTCGTCGACCGCGCGAAGGACATGGTGCTGCGCGGCGGCGAGAATATCTATTCGTCCGAAGTCGAGAACATACTCTACGAGCATCCGGCCGTGACCGACGCCGCGGTCATCGGCATCCCGCACCGGACACTGGGAGAGGAACCGGTCGCGGTCGTCCACCTGGCGCCCGGCATGTCCGCGAGCGAGGCCGAACTGCAGGGCTGGGTCCGGGCGCGCCTTGCCGCCTTCAAGGTTCCGGTCGCGATCCGGTTCGCGCCGGACATGCTGCCGCGTAATGCGAACGGCAAGATACTCAAAAAGGATTTGAAGGCCTTGTTCGAGGTGTAG